A genomic segment from Ramlibacter agri encodes:
- a CDS encoding YbaB/EbfC family nucleoid-associated protein: protein MFNKGQLAGLMKQAQAMQDNLKKAQEELALIEVSGEAGAGLVKVVMTCKHDVKRVTIDPSLLGEDKDMLEDLVAAAFNAAVRKAEETSAEKMGKLTAGLPPGMKLPF from the coding sequence ATGTTCAACAAAGGACAGCTGGCAGGCCTGATGAAGCAGGCCCAGGCCATGCAGGACAACCTGAAGAAGGCGCAGGAAGAGCTTGCCCTCATCGAAGTGAGCGGCGAAGCCGGCGCCGGGCTCGTGAAGGTCGTCATGACCTGCAAGCACGACGTCAAGCGCGTGACCATCGACCCCAGCCTGCTCGGCGAGGACAAGGACATGCTGGAAGACCTGGTCGCCGCGGCCTTCAACGCCGCCGTGCGCAAGGCCGAGGAAACCAGCGCCGAGAAGATGGGCAAGCTCACCGCGGGCCTGCCCCCGGGCATGAAGCTCCCGTTCTAA
- the recR gene encoding recombination mediator RecR: protein MAEPSLQALIEALRRLPGVGVKSASRMAYHMLQHDREGAHVLARALEQAASHVRHCSMCNTFTEDEVCATCRSPQRDRSKLCVVETPADQAAVERTQAFHGLYFVLGGKLSPLDGIGPKDIGLAKLFGRATDGEVQEVILATNFTAEGEATAHVIAEALKQRGLKVTRLARGVPAGSELEYVDLGTIAHALVDRRTK from the coding sequence TTGGCCGAACCTTCCCTCCAGGCCCTCATCGAGGCCCTGCGCCGCTTGCCCGGCGTGGGCGTGAAGTCCGCTTCACGCATGGCCTACCACATGCTCCAGCACGATCGCGAAGGCGCGCACGTGCTGGCGCGGGCATTGGAGCAGGCGGCTTCGCACGTGCGCCACTGCAGCATGTGCAACACCTTCACCGAGGACGAGGTGTGCGCCACCTGCCGCAGCCCGCAGCGGGACCGCAGCAAGCTGTGCGTGGTGGAGACGCCGGCGGACCAGGCCGCGGTGGAGCGCACGCAGGCCTTCCATGGCCTGTACTTCGTGCTGGGGGGCAAGCTGAGCCCGCTGGACGGCATCGGGCCCAAGGACATCGGCCTGGCCAAGCTGTTCGGCCGGGCCACCGATGGCGAGGTGCAGGAGGTGATCCTCGCCACCAACTTCACCGCCGAAGGGGAGGCCACGGCGCACGTGATCGCCGAAGCGCTCAAGCAGCGCGGACTGAAAGTGACGCGGCTGGCACGGGGGGTACCGGCCGGCAGTGAACTCGAATACGTGGATCTGGGCACCATCGCGCACGCGCTGGTGGACAGGAGGACGAAATAA
- a CDS encoding MAPEG family protein: MQYARFTVAYWCVLFAVLMPYACAILAKRGGAGKSRRDGGYDNADPRGWLARQDGWKARANGAQANSFEALPFFIGAVIIAHQLGAPQAMLDVLAVLFIALRIIYIVMYVAGLPTTRSAIWALAFLANVAIFFIGWR; this comes from the coding sequence ATGCAATACGCTCGCTTCACCGTGGCCTACTGGTGCGTGCTGTTCGCCGTGCTGATGCCTTACGCCTGCGCGATCCTGGCCAAGCGCGGCGGCGCCGGCAAGTCCAGGCGCGACGGCGGCTACGACAATGCCGACCCGCGCGGCTGGCTCGCGCGCCAGGACGGCTGGAAGGCCCGCGCCAACGGCGCGCAGGCCAACAGCTTCGAGGCGCTGCCCTTCTTCATCGGCGCGGTCATCATCGCCCACCAGCTCGGCGCGCCGCAGGCGATGCTGGACGTGCTGGCGGTGCTGTTCATCGCGCTGCGCATCATCTACATCGTGATGTACGTGGCCGGCCTGCCGACCACGCGCTCCGCCATCTGGGCGCTGGCTTTCCTCGCCAACGTGGCCATCTTCTTCATCGGCTGGCGCTAG
- a CDS encoding ABC transporter substrate-binding protein, which translates to MPPPKLDRRRFAALAAAAVAVPAARLLRAQLKVEKPRVTIACGGKAAFYYLPLTIAEQLGFFQAEGVDVEVTDHAGGTPALQAALAGQADVVSGAYEHTINLQSRNQHFQSFVVQGRAPQIAMGVSAKTMPGYRNIGELRGKRIGITAPGSSTNMVAALVLARGGLKAADVSFVGVGNSASALTALRTGQVDAICNTDPVMTMLEQKGEVRIISDTRTLKGTQEVFGGPMPAACLYASMEFVDRNPATCQALTNAIVHSLKWLQTAGPSDLIKAVPEAYLLGDRALYLASFNKVHEAISVDGILPEEGARTALKAIASFEPALKPEKIALAKTYTNDFARRAKQKFKA; encoded by the coding sequence ATGCCCCCGCCCAAGCTCGACCGCCGGCGTTTCGCCGCGCTGGCCGCGGCTGCAGTCGCCGTGCCGGCTGCGCGCCTCCTGCGCGCGCAGCTGAAGGTCGAGAAGCCGCGGGTCACCATCGCCTGCGGGGGCAAGGCGGCGTTCTACTACCTGCCGCTCACCATCGCGGAGCAGCTCGGGTTCTTCCAGGCCGAGGGCGTGGACGTCGAGGTGACGGACCATGCCGGCGGCACGCCCGCCTTGCAGGCGGCGCTGGCCGGCCAGGCGGACGTGGTAAGCGGCGCCTACGAGCACACCATCAACCTGCAAAGCCGCAACCAGCACTTCCAGTCCTTCGTCGTGCAGGGGCGCGCGCCGCAGATCGCGATGGGCGTTTCGGCGAAGACCATGCCGGGCTACCGCAACATCGGCGAGCTGCGCGGCAAGCGCATCGGCATCACGGCGCCAGGTTCTTCCACCAACATGGTGGCGGCGCTGGTGCTGGCGCGCGGTGGCCTGAAGGCGGCCGACGTGAGCTTCGTGGGGGTCGGCAATTCGGCCTCGGCGCTGACGGCGCTGCGCACGGGCCAGGTGGATGCGATCTGCAACACCGATCCCGTGATGACCATGCTGGAACAGAAGGGCGAGGTGCGCATCATCAGCGACACGCGCACGCTCAAGGGCACGCAGGAAGTGTTCGGCGGCCCCATGCCGGCGGCCTGCCTGTATGCGTCGATGGAGTTCGTCGACCGGAACCCGGCGACCTGCCAGGCGCTCACCAACGCCATCGTGCACAGCCTCAAGTGGCTGCAGACGGCCGGGCCCAGCGACCTGATCAAGGCGGTGCCGGAGGCTTACCTGCTGGGGGATCGCGCGCTGTACCTCGCGTCCTTCAACAAGGTGCACGAGGCGATCTCGGTGGACGGCATCCTGCCGGAAGAGGGCGCGCGCACCGCGCTGAAGGCGATCGCGAGCTTCGAGCCGGCCCTGAAGCCGGAGAAGATCGCGCTCGCCAAGACCTACACCAACGACTTCGCGCGCCGCGCGAAGCAGAAGTTCAAGGCCTAA
- a CDS encoding YXWGXW repeat-containing protein → MKKTILAALAAASLLGLGATAANAQVRITVGPPAPLVETVPAGRPGYVWGGGHYEWRHGQYVWVGGHWIAERHGHEWRDARWVQRGNGEWVMVGGNWERRMDYDRDHDRGHHYGRRDDDGDGVPNRFDRHPGNPNRS, encoded by the coding sequence ATGAAGAAGACCATTCTCGCGGCGCTGGCCGCTGCTTCCCTGCTGGGCCTCGGCGCCACCGCCGCCAACGCGCAGGTGCGCATCACCGTCGGCCCGCCGGCGCCCCTCGTCGAGACCGTTCCTGCGGGCCGCCCGGGCTACGTCTGGGGCGGCGGCCACTACGAGTGGCGCCATGGCCAGTACGTCTGGGTCGGCGGCCACTGGATCGCGGAACGCCACGGCCACGAATGGCGCGACGCCCGCTGGGTCCAGCGCGGCAACGGCGAATGGGTGATGGTGGGCGGCAACTGGGAACGCCGCATGGACTACGACCGTGACCACGATCGCGGCCACCACTACGGCCGCCGCGACGACGACGGCGACGGCGTCCCGAACCGCTTCGACCGGCACCCCGGCAACCCCAACCGGAGTTAG
- a CDS encoding transglycosylase SLT domain-containing protein, with product MKQYHLLALVAALALAGCANLQGPEAVPGKEAPVAGASIGSPLPAVIPAGPLSAIQPNELSSQNVAGLEAPPDLWSRIRRGFAMPNLDTDLVRQQEQWYATRPDYLQRMTDRSRKYLFHVVEELERRNMPTELALLPFIESAFNPQAVSTARAAGMWQFMPGTGKDYDLKQNVFRDDRRNVLASTKAALDYLQKLYGMFGDWHLALAAYNWGEGNVTKAIQRNQRAGLGTGYLDLNLPAETRNYVPKLQAVKNIVAAPDTFRAELPLIENHPYFQSVTLERDMDVALAARLADVEIDDFKALNPQLNRPVILAAGTPQILLPWDNAAVFKRNFAEYSEGKFASWTAWSAPATMSPAEAARRTGMNEADLRNVNAIPPRMLIKAGSVLIVPRRSAEQPDVAVHVADNAQLSLAPEIVTKRIVVKAGRRDSIASIAHRYKLAPAQVADWNNLHANSTLKAGQQIVLNVPVRSSPIKAVAHHPQMKAAAAPRNGVRTPAKPAPHKAAPPPKKHH from the coding sequence ATGAAGCAGTACCACCTCCTCGCCCTGGTCGCCGCGCTGGCCCTCGCCGGCTGCGCGAACCTCCAGGGCCCCGAGGCCGTCCCCGGCAAGGAAGCGCCCGTGGCCGGCGCCAGCATCGGCAGCCCGCTGCCGGCGGTCATTCCCGCCGGCCCGCTGTCGGCGATCCAGCCGAACGAGCTCTCCTCGCAGAACGTCGCCGGCCTGGAAGCCCCGCCCGACCTCTGGTCGCGCATCCGCCGCGGCTTCGCCATGCCCAACCTGGACACCGACCTCGTGCGGCAGCAGGAGCAGTGGTACGCGACGCGGCCGGACTACCTGCAGCGCATGACGGACCGCTCGCGCAAGTACCTGTTCCACGTCGTCGAGGAACTGGAGCGGCGCAACATGCCCACCGAGCTGGCGCTGCTGCCGTTCATCGAGAGCGCGTTCAACCCGCAGGCCGTGTCGACCGCGCGCGCCGCCGGCATGTGGCAGTTCATGCCCGGCACGGGCAAGGACTACGACCTGAAGCAGAACGTCTTCCGCGACGACCGCCGCAACGTGCTGGCCTCGACCAAGGCGGCGCTGGACTACCTGCAAAAGCTGTATGGCATGTTCGGCGACTGGCACCTGGCGCTGGCCGCGTACAACTGGGGCGAAGGCAACGTCACCAAGGCGATCCAGCGCAACCAGCGCGCCGGCCTGGGCACGGGCTACCTCGACCTGAACCTGCCCGCCGAGACGCGCAACTACGTCCCGAAGCTGCAGGCGGTGAAGAACATCGTGGCCGCGCCGGATACCTTCCGCGCCGAACTGCCGCTGATCGAGAACCATCCTTACTTCCAGAGCGTCACGCTGGAGCGCGACATGGACGTGGCGCTGGCCGCCCGCCTGGCCGACGTGGAGATCGACGACTTCAAGGCGCTCAACCCGCAACTGAATCGCCCCGTGATCCTGGCGGCCGGCACGCCGCAGATCCTGCTGCCCTGGGACAACGCCGCCGTCTTCAAGCGCAACTTCGCCGAATACAGCGAGGGCAAGTTTGCAAGCTGGACGGCCTGGAGCGCGCCGGCCACCATGAGCCCGGCGGAGGCCGCGCGCCGCACCGGCATGAACGAAGCGGACCTGCGCAACGTCAACGCCATTCCGCCGCGCATGCTGATCAAGGCCGGCTCGGTGCTGATCGTGCCGCGCCGCAGCGCCGAACAGCCGGACGTGGCCGTGCATGTCGCCGACAACGCGCAACTGAGCCTGGCGCCGGAAATCGTCACGAAGCGCATCGTGGTGAAGGCTGGCCGCCGCGACAGCATTGCCAGCATCGCCCATCGCTACAAGCTGGCGCCGGCGCAGGTGGCCGACTGGAACAACCTGCACGCGAACAGCACGCTGAAGGCGGGCCAGCAGATCGTGCTGAACGTGCCGGTGCGCAGCTCGCCGATCAAGGCCGTGGCGCACCATCCGCAGATGAAGGCCGCGGCCGCGCCACGCAACGGCGTGCGCACGCCCGCCAAGCCGGCGCCGCACAAGGCCGCGCCGCCGCCCAAGAAACACCATTAG
- a CDS encoding class I SAM-dependent methyltransferase: MQKWFETPPGRYLLAWERAEFDRAVGDIFGYHALQLGLPELDTLAANRMPHKWLALPEAQAVAADVKPDLVTDFAALPFEENSIDLVVLPHSLELNVDPHTTLREVERVLVPEGKVVICCLNPASLWGLRQRRAHLYRRFGVGELYLPDAGDFIGYWRLRDWLRLLSFEVEASSFGCYRPALNTEKWLERFGWMDAVGERSWPIFGAVYFIVAVKRVRGAKWIGPVWKKAKALASAPVPITNRSGRRQPELQAHQNTLTE, encoded by the coding sequence ATGCAGAAGTGGTTCGAAACCCCGCCCGGCCGGTACCTCCTGGCCTGGGAACGGGCGGAATTCGACCGCGCGGTCGGCGACATCTTCGGTTACCACGCGCTTCAGCTCGGGCTGCCGGAGCTGGATACGCTGGCCGCCAACCGCATGCCGCACAAGTGGCTGGCGCTGCCCGAGGCCCAGGCCGTGGCCGCCGACGTCAAGCCGGACCTGGTGACGGACTTCGCCGCCTTGCCCTTCGAGGAGAACAGCATCGACCTGGTCGTGTTGCCGCACTCGCTGGAGCTGAACGTCGACCCGCACACCACGCTGCGCGAGGTGGAGCGGGTGCTGGTGCCGGAAGGCAAGGTGGTGATCTGCTGCCTGAACCCGGCCAGCCTGTGGGGCCTGCGCCAGCGGCGCGCCCACCTGTACCGGCGCTTCGGCGTCGGCGAGCTTTACCTGCCCGACGCCGGCGACTTCATCGGCTACTGGCGGCTGCGCGACTGGCTGCGCCTCTTGTCCTTCGAGGTGGAAGCCAGCAGCTTCGGCTGCTACCGCCCGGCGCTCAACACCGAGAAGTGGCTGGAGCGCTTCGGCTGGATGGACGCGGTCGGCGAGCGCTCCTGGCCGATCTTCGGCGCCGTGTATTTCATCGTCGCGGTCAAGCGCGTGCGCGGCGCCAAATGGATCGGCCCGGTGTGGAAGAAGGCGAAAGCCCTCGCGTCCGCGCCGGTGCCGATCACCAATCGCAGCGGCCGGCGCCAGCCGGAGCTGCAAGCCCATCAAAACACACTGACGGAATGA
- the rnhA gene encoding ribonuclease HI has product MNQVEIYTDGACKGNPGPGGWGVLMRSGTTNKELYGGERSTTNNRMELMAVIQALEALKRPCAVTLYLDSQYVLKGITEWLPGWKAKGWKTASKQPVKNAELWRRLDDLLTQGGHVVDWRWVRGHTGDAGNERADALANMGVSHALAQR; this is encoded by the coding sequence ATGAACCAGGTCGAGATCTACACGGACGGGGCTTGCAAGGGCAATCCCGGTCCCGGCGGCTGGGGCGTGCTCATGCGCTCCGGGACCACCAACAAGGAGCTGTACGGCGGCGAGCGCAGCACCACCAACAACCGCATGGAGCTGATGGCCGTGATCCAGGCGCTGGAGGCTCTGAAGCGCCCGTGCGCGGTCACGCTCTACCTGGACAGCCAGTACGTTCTGAAGGGCATCACCGAATGGCTGCCCGGGTGGAAGGCCAAGGGCTGGAAGACCGCCAGCAAGCAGCCGGTGAAAAATGCGGAACTCTGGCGCCGCCTGGATGATCTGCTGACGCAGGGTGGTCACGTTGTGGACTGGCGCTGGGTGCGCGGCCACACCGGGGACGCCGGCAACGAACGCGCGGATGCGCTGGCCAACATGGGCGTGAGCCACGCCCTGGCGCAACGCTAG
- a CDS encoding efflux RND transporter periplasmic adaptor subunit, whose protein sequence is MPSKATYGAVAAVVVVGAAAAWWYHGKGAPDQAHAAESPAAAGPRGAASGQQFATLVTLATAKKQDVPVTVTVNGMVVSLNSVDVRPQVSNMVQKVHVKEGDFVKAGQPLFTLDSRADQANLEKAKAQMLKDQAQLADLERQYQRSQELLAQNFVAKGATDTVLSQVEAQRAAVEADKAAIQSASVQMTYDEIRAPISGRTGVINAFVGTLAQPGNALVTITQLDPIAVQFPVPEGRLQDLLDASRQHTQVLATVPGRPAALKGFLSFVDNTVDPTAGTVRAKATFDNADHALWPGQYVNASVTVRQLKDAVVVPIAAVITSPNGRIVYVLKDDMTVQPRRVEIVYSFGDQAVLSALQVGERVVVEGKQNLRPGSRVRLERAPQPGGGMVPGSPGPVAKKDPT, encoded by the coding sequence ATGCCTTCTAAAGCAACATACGGCGCAGTCGCCGCGGTGGTCGTGGTCGGCGCCGCCGCGGCCTGGTGGTACCACGGCAAGGGCGCGCCCGATCAGGCGCACGCCGCGGAATCCCCCGCCGCCGCCGGCCCGCGCGGCGCGGCCAGCGGCCAGCAATTCGCAACCCTGGTCACGCTGGCCACGGCGAAGAAGCAGGACGTGCCGGTCACCGTCACCGTCAACGGCATGGTGGTCTCGCTCAATAGCGTCGACGTGCGGCCGCAGGTGAGCAACATGGTCCAGAAGGTCCATGTCAAGGAAGGCGATTTCGTCAAGGCGGGCCAGCCGCTGTTCACGCTGGACTCGCGCGCCGACCAGGCCAACCTGGAGAAGGCCAAGGCGCAGATGCTGAAGGACCAGGCGCAGCTCGCCGACCTGGAACGGCAGTACCAGCGCAGCCAGGAACTGCTGGCGCAGAACTTCGTCGCCAAGGGCGCCACCGACACCGTGCTGTCGCAGGTGGAGGCGCAGCGCGCCGCGGTCGAGGCCGACAAGGCCGCCATCCAGTCCGCCTCGGTGCAAATGACCTACGACGAGATCCGCGCGCCCATCTCCGGCCGCACGGGCGTGATCAACGCCTTCGTCGGCACCCTGGCGCAACCGGGCAACGCGCTGGTCACCATCACCCAGCTCGATCCGATCGCCGTGCAGTTCCCGGTGCCGGAAGGCCGCCTGCAGGACCTGCTGGATGCTTCCCGCCAGCACACCCAGGTACTGGCCACGGTGCCGGGCCGGCCGGCGGCGCTGAAGGGCTTCCTCAGCTTCGTCGACAACACGGTCGATCCCACGGCTGGCACGGTGCGTGCCAAGGCCACCTTCGACAACGCCGACCACGCGCTGTGGCCCGGCCAGTACGTCAACGCCAGCGTGACCGTGCGCCAGCTGAAGGACGCGGTGGTGGTGCCCATCGCCGCCGTCATCACCAGCCCCAACGGCCGCATCGTGTACGTGCTGAAGGACGACATGACGGTGCAGCCGCGCCGGGTGGAGATCGTCTACTCCTTCGGCGACCAGGCGGTGCTGAGCGCGCTGCAGGTTGGTGAGCGCGTCGTGGTCGAAGGCAAGCAGAACCTGCGCCCCGGTTCGCGCGTGCGCCTGGAGCGCGCGCCGCAGCCCGGCGGCGGCATGGTTCCCGGCTCGCCCGGTCCGGTGGCGAAGAAGGACCCGACGTGA